The genomic interval CAACCGAGCTGTCAGAGCGGGCAGATTTCGTTTCTGGGAGGCAGGTTTGCAGCTGGGGAGAGGGCGAGAACGTCATCATTAATTAGAGGGTGACCCTGGGGCGATTCACAGGTCTGAACCCAGGAATCTTTCCGAGCAAGTCTGCACAGCGCCGCCGCGCACAGCTCCCCTCCCGGCCGCCCGACCGCGGGAGGCCGAGCGGGGCAGAGCGGCAGGGGCGAGCTGGGAGGTCCCCGGAGGGCGGCTGCATAAAAGGCGGGGAGCGAGTTCGGGGTGCCCGGGCGCCCATTTGCAGCCTGCGTGCTGGCCTCCGCTTTGCATTCGAGCTGGGTCCCAGGACCGGGACCCGATGGAAAGTCCTGGAGAGGGCGCGTGgctgtcccccagcccccagactGCCCCGCACGCCCCGGGCCCAGAGCTATGCAAAACGGGCAGGGGAAGGCGTCCCGGCGCTCCCTCCCCTGCACCTAACCCGGAGGGGCGCCGGGCGGAGCAAGCACAGCGGGAGGGGCCCCGGAGCAGGGCGGCGGAAACCTCCTCTCCGGACCGCGCAGGGCTGTCTGGCAGTCCCGGGTTCAGCCgcgaggggcagggggaggctgggagggcggCCGCggaagggggtggaggaggaaagggagggccGCTCGCTGTGCGGGAACTCACAGGACCGGGGGTGGGACGCGCGGGGGTGGGACGcgcgggggcggtggggggggggcgttcCCGGGGGACAGGCTGGCGGGCAGACGCAGAGCCCCGCGGCAATTGGACCACCGAGGCCCGGAGTGGATGGCTCTGGGGGAGGCCTCGGTGGATGGCTCTGGGGAGGACGCGGGACCCACACACCTGAGAGCAGGTTGCCCTTCGGACGCGCACACTGGCAGCCGCATCTGGTTCTGGAACTCCCCGCCCCGGAGCAGGGTTCGAACCGGCGGGAGGCCGAGCAGAGAGCCAGTTAAACAATAGTCGGGGTCGCGCGCGGGCCTGCGGAGCGGCCCTCCTGCACCTGCCGCCGAGCGGGGCGCGGAGGCCCGGCCGCCTGCGCCAGCGCCCGGCTAATTTTAACTGTTGATTACATCTTCGGTGGAGACTCGCTCGTGTGTCCCTTCACATGTCTCATTTGTAATTGAGACTAATGATTACAGTGGGGCGGGCAGGCGCAGGTGCTCattaattaatttctaattaaaagtGCTTCCCATCCTCGGTGACTAAGGAGAAACGGCATTCGTGGGGGCGATATTGACTCCACGGACGGAATTCATTTGTCAGAGCCTGTTGTGGCCTCTTCGCCCCGCGCGCAGCCCCGCAGCCCCGCAGCCCCACAGCCCGGCCGCCGCCAGTGACCCGCACGTCTGCGGCCCGGCCGAGCTGCGCGGCGTGGGCTGACGTCAGCGCCCCCGCCGCTGAAAGCCAAGCACATTTGACTTGACGGGTTCGCGCAACtcggtggttttttttttcccttttttgcaAAATATGTATTTGCGTCGCCGCTGCGAGGCGGGCTGGTCCCAGAGCCCCCTCGAGGCTCGGGAACGTGAGGCTAAAAGGCTCGGTGCGGCCGCCGCGGCTCACTTTCCCGCCGGGTTAGAAAAGTTTGCGGGGCGCGTGGATGAATTAACCCGCTCTTCCGCTTCGCCCTCCCAGCGCCTAGGAGCCGGCGGCCCCGGAGCAGTGGCCGCGCCACGCGGGCGACCACGCGCAGGACCCCGCCGGCCCCGCCATGTCCTACCCGCAGTTTGGATACCCCTATTCCTCCGCACCCCAGGTAAGGGGGCCCCGCGAGGGTGCGGGGAACGCGGCCGGACACGCCGGCTGGCAGGCTGTCCAGCGACCCGGGGTCGCTTCCCAGAGAGCGGGGCCTGTGCCAGGCGCTCCTTGCACCCAGCcccggggagggcaggggcaccGAGAGACTCTGACGTGCGGGCCCCCCTTGTCTCCCGCTTTCTTTGACCCTCACCATCACCCCAGGAGAGACATCGTGGCACAGGAGGGCGTGCGCGGCCttgggaccccctcccccccacacacacacccacactccCGGGGTGCGTGTGAAAACTCCGGGGCCTGGTAGGGCTGGTCCCCCAGTGGCTCGCGGCAGGAGGGAACGCGCGGCGTGGACGGCAGTACGCCCCGGGCCGTGGGGCAGGGTCCCCTGGGCGGCGCGCCCCCCTCACCCGCGGCGCCGGCGCTTCCTCGcggcccctctctcccccagttcctGATGACCACCAACTCCCTGAGCACGTGCTGCGAGTCCGGCGGCCGCACGCTGGCCGACTCGGGGCCCGCCGCCTCGGCCCAGGCGCCCGTCTACTGCCCGGTCTACGAGAGCCGGCTGCTGGCCACCGCGCGCCACGAGCTCAACTCGGCCGCGGCGCTTGGGGTGTACGGGGGCCCGTACGGCGGCTCGCAGGGCTACGGCAACTACGTGACCTACGGCTCCGAGGCGTCCGCCTTCTACTCGCTGGTAAGGGGAGGGGATTGTCTGAAGCCTTCCTCCGCCCCGCCACGCCCCTGCCCCCGATTTGCCCAGCCCACCTCCCAGGGAGCCCGCGGCGCGGGCGCAAGTGCCCAGGACCCCACGCTGCAGGGGGAGCCTCCTGGCCGGGTTCCTCCCAGCACCGCCCGCCCCCGGAGCTCGAGCTCGGCGCCCGCCCCTCGTCCCGCGCTTTCCTCCTCTGAGCTCCCTACCTTCACTCCTCCcggtctccctcctcctccctcccagtgccccaCCGcttggccctcccctgctcccttccccctcctccccccagctcgTCTCCCCCCTcgctcctccttcctccctgcggGCGGTCGGTCGGTCCTCTTCTTGGGTCCGGGTCCTCCCTCCTGCTGTCTCCCAACCCCCACCtgtctcctctgcccccctctccctccaacctcattcttctctctcctactccccgaccaccccccccccaattctgcgcgtcctctctccccatcttgaGGCTTCTTTGCTCCCTGGGCCCAAGAGAGagtccgggggtgggggtggcttaTGAGGCTGCCCAGGGGTGTGTGCAAAGCGTGCAAGAGCCAaggggcctggggggctggggTTGAGCTGGGTCGCCTCCCGGAAGCTGCGACCCCAGGCGCGTGGGATCCTACAGAATGGCTTCGACTCCAAGGACGCGCCGGGATCTGCGCATGCGGGCCTCGCGCCTGCTGCGGCCGCCGCCTACTACCCCTACGAGCCGGCGCTGGGCCAGTACCCCTACGACAGGTGAGGGACCGGCGGACAGAatccctcctcactgcccccgCCCGGGCCCCCGCGCTCCATTCAGTCGTCAAACTCCGCACCACCAGCCCCACGTCCCCTGTGAATGTTTGGGCGGCTAGGGGAGGGATTTCGGGTCAGGTTTCAGCTGACCTGCGCTACTCCCGAGCCCCGCCCCCTTGGCAAGCCTTGCCCCACTGGGCAAATGCgtccccagcctctccctctcgctccctTCGCTGTCTGGACCCTCACAGCCCTCGCTGCACTGTGGTTCTGGGCGGCTGTCAAGTCTCCCTGCCCAGGCTTCAGACGCCTCCCTCTGCCCAAGAGCCCAGCCCACCTTTCCCTTTGGTGGGAACCAGAAGGGGGAGTCCAGTCTGCTCATCCAGAGACGCGTGGCCCAtcttggggggaggagggtgacAATTATAAATTTAACTGCAGGAAGTCCACATAAGCCGTCTGGACGCTTTCTCCCCACGGACACTAATGACCACCCCTGCCCACGGCTGTTATATAGTCGGGTTCACATTTGTGTGGTTCGGGGATCAAAAGGGTAGGCGAGGGGCCCCATAAAGGAACCTGAAGAAATAGATGTCTATGTAGGGTGACAGAGACCTGGCCAGGCCTTGAGCCCACATCCCACTCCGGCTAGGAAGGAGCCCAGGCTCCCTGTAAGTTGAATCAAATATAAACATCTTGGGCCACAAAAGGCTGTGCCTGTGGGCCGTGGCGAGGAACCAGGGGCCTGGGTTTGACCCAGGTCTTACCACCATAAAAACACTCCCACACGACGGGGACTGAAAGCCTGCCTGGGCCTTGGCCCGCCGCCCGCGATGCAAGGGTCTCGGCCCAGCGCCCCATTGCCCAGCCTGTCTCCAGGTACGGGACCATGGACAGCGGCACGCGGCGGAAGAACGCCACGCGCGAGACCACCAGCACGCTCAAGGCCTGGCTGCAGGAGCACCGCAAGAACCCGTACCCCACCAAGGGCGAGAAGATCATGCTGGCCATCATCACCAAGATGACCCTCACGCAGGTGTCCACCTGGTTCGCCAACGCGCGCCGGCGCCTCAAGAAGGAGAACAAGATGACGTGGCCCCCGAGGAACAAATGCGCGGATGAGAAGCGACCCTACGCGGAGGgcgaggaggaagaggggggcgAAGAGGAAGCCAGGGAGGAGCCCCTCAAGAGCACCAAGAATGAAGGTGGGTGGGACCTGCAATGCTAAGGCTGGGGCACCGAGGCCGGGACTCCCTGTGCCTTCTTCTTGGGTTCTGGGACCTCTGAAGACATTGAACCTGGGGCAGTAAGAGCAAACTGTCAGGGCATGGGCAACAAATGAATGAGCTGACCCATGGGGACCCTGACCTGGGGGCCTGCGGGAGTAACTGGGAACAGGCTTAAAGAAATCCAAAATAACGCTTAAAACAATAGAcacactccccctcctccccccccccattgatTTGAGCAGGAAATCGCTAGGCTTCTTTGTTACCACTTGGGGTTCTGGAGCAGGTGGGAGGTACAGGTGCTTCTCCTAGCTTGGGGGCGGAGGGTCGGGCCCATAACCATGTGCGCAGAGCTAGGAAGGAAGAGTGAGGTCCAGATTAGcgccttcctctcttcctgcacCGGCCCCTCTTTCTACCCCGCGCAGAGATGGTGGGCAAAGGGGAGAAGGATCTAGAACTCACAGACTTGGAGGATTTCGACCCGCTGGAGGCGGAGCCCCCTGAGTGCGAGCTGAAACCGCCCTTCCAGCCCCTGGACGGCGGTCTGGAGCGCATCCCCGCCGCGCCTGACGGT from Panthera uncia isolate 11264 chromosome A1 unlocalized genomic scaffold, Puncia_PCG_1.0 HiC_scaffold_17, whole genome shotgun sequence carries:
- the IRX4 gene encoding iroquois-class homeodomain protein IRX-4; this encodes MTTNSLSTCCESGGRTLADSGPAASAQAPVYCPVYESRLLATARHELNSAAALGVYGGPYGGSQGYGNYVTYGSEASAFYSLNGFDSKDAPGSAHAGLAPAAAAAYYPYEPALGQYPYDRYGTMDSGTRRKNATRETTSTLKAWLQEHRKNPYPTKGEKIMLAIITKMTLTQVSTWFANARRRLKKENKMTWPPRNKCADEKRPYAEGEEEEGGEEEAREEPLKSTKNEEMVGKGEKDLELTDLEDFDPLEAEPPECELKPPFQPLDGGLERIPAAPDGPSAPGKEASGTLRMPLAAGGAAALDQDLERARSCLRSAAAAPEQQPGAGGGSQACEAKLGFAPAGATAGLEAKPRIWSLAHTATAAATALSQTEFPSCMLKRQGSAAPAAASLAPASSSPAAPAPTGALDRHQDSPVTSLRNWVDGVFHDPILRHSTLNQAWATAKGALLDPGPLGRSLGAGANVLTTPLARAFPPAAPHDAPTAGSAKELLAAPKAGGKPFCA